From a region of the Orcinus orca chromosome 18, mOrcOrc1.1, whole genome shotgun sequence genome:
- the SMIM2 gene encoding LOW QUALITY PROTEIN: small integral membrane protein 2 (The sequence of the model RefSeq protein was modified relative to this genomic sequence to represent the inferred CDS: deleted 1 base in 1 codon; substituted 1 base at 1 genomic stop codon), with translation MLRKEVGERTDASQLPHGEGETLGHATSILFGFRMSFIYDTYRVLTWNKRIKRGPGGRSSSDXPHLGIQRNRRQSCTEKDQSQVPEAGDIQTPSSLDAAISIEPLFCVAI, from the exons ATGCTACG GAAAGAGGTTGGGGAGAGGACTGATGCCAGCCAG CTGCCTCACGGGGAGGGGGAGACACTTGGCCATGCCACTAGCATCCTGTTCGGCTTTCGGATGAGTTTCATCTATGACACGTACAGAGTCCTCACTTGGAACAAGAGGATTAAAAGAGGCCCTGGCGGTCGCTCCTCTTCTGATTAACCACACCTTGGCATACAGCGGAACAGAAGGCAAAGCTGCACAGAAAAGGACCAAAGTCAGGTGCCAGAAGCAGGTGACATCCAGACTCCCAGTTCGTTGGATGCAGCTATTTCAATAGAGCCACTTTTTTGTGTGGCTATTTAG